From the genome of Triticum aestivum cultivar Chinese Spring chromosome 1A, IWGSC CS RefSeq v2.1, whole genome shotgun sequence:
TTACCCTGCCGATCCCGGCGCTGCCTACCGCTCATcaccgctagataggccattccccgccggaaaaaagAGAAGGTTTCGCCGCGGCAACCTCTCCACCACTTTCCTGGGCGGGTTTTCCGGCGCTCCGGCCGCGCAGGGTGGGATACCGGCGGCTGTGCGCCCACCACGCCTgccaggtgttcggcgatttgcctgctggacgatggactcggacgacgaggaggcgctcaCGGCGCTGCTagaggaggaagccgatgccgacgTCTAGGATGCGGAGCATCTCATCgtcggcgaggtggctcggcaccggggcggctgaaagcaaagaaccgacatcATTTGGAAGACTATTGCATGCTCTACActgactacttcgccgacgctccactgcacggcgacaaagtatttcggcgccattatcggatgagccggaagcttcccgtcaggattgtgaattccatccgggtgttcgacaactacttcaagtgcaagaaggattgcaccggcaaacttggattcacctcaatccagaagtgcacgacagctatgaggatacttgcatatggagctcccggtgattcactcgacgactatgggtgcATGACCaagtccacgaccattgagtgtttctacaagtttcGCAGGACAGTGGTggtagtgtttggaccgcaatattCGCGATCACCTAATGCTGAACACACTGCTCGGATCCTAACATAGAATGCAGCAAGATGATTTTCTGGGATGCTtgaaagcatcgactgcatgcattggaaatggaaaaactgtccatttgcttgacAGGGGATGTACGAAGGCGTCAAAGGCGGTTGTAGtatggtacttgaggcagtggccacacatgacctctggatttggcactccttctttgttatgccaggaactcacaatgacatcatcgtgctgcagtgctcccttgtctttgccaagcttgttgaaggtcattctccttcggtgaacttcgaggtcaatgggtggCACTACAACAAATGATACTACCTAgaagatggcatctatccgagatggtctacatttgtgaagactatctcaaaccctgtgtCAGGAAGCAAGAACTCCtactttgcgaaggttcaggaggcttacAGAAaagatgtcgagcgggcatttggtgtgcttcaatctcgaTTTGCTATTGTCCGGTACCTCgttcagacctggtcgaaagatcaaatgtgggaagtcatgacttgctgtgtctcttgcacaacatgatcattgagagcgagcaggaagagccagtgttcgACACTGGACctattacaggcagggtcctcttgcccaagttgatcaccagttaCCGACAAACTGAACGACCTTCCTCAATATGCGTTAGGaaatccgagacccacaggtgcatcaacgaCTACAACAAAATTTGATGAAGCACCTATGAAGGCTCAAGGAcaacgcctagctcgacgtgtgatgaaatatgaatttttatttattgaactatataatttatatcgaactatttgttgttgaactatttaATTTGTATCGAACTAtttattgaactatttgatttttattgattttctgtgatgtgaTAAAAATAATTTATGTATCTAtttattgaactatttgatttttaTTGATTTTCTGTGTTGTGATAAAAATAATTTATGTTGAATTTACGTCGAAGCACGACAAATATGAGCTGTTTTACACAGATAACAGGCCGATTTTGGATCGATAATGGGCTGAGAAGTGGGCAAAACAGGCCGATATCGAGTGCTGGGAATCCAATCGCCTTCAAGCCGATTTTATCGCCGGTTCGTCCTCAGGTGACAACCAAACAACGATGGATGAATGTCAGGGATACCATGACTTGCATGCTTTCATGATACCAATTAAAAAAGAATCTTTCAAAACATTCTGAATGTGTCTACAatcctaaaaaattcggatcaaaATTCCAAGTacacaaagaaaaaaaaacaaattcagcaaAATAGTGTCAATAAAGACAAAATCATGAACAATGTCAAAACCTACACTATTCACATTCAGTTTTAACTTTTTTGTTTCTCTCTGTATGCTttgaattttgatctgaattttttaggctgGTAGACATGTGTGTTGTGAACATTCATAATTTTTGAcggaattttttgaaacatttaaattTGAGTTTTAAAAATCAATATCATGGATCTTTCCGCCATACTCCGTAGTGGATATCAGGATGTTGACAGCTTGAAATCATGAGCATGGTCTGTACGCTTAAGGACGAAATTACTTACAGTACGGAGTactttattattattgttattattacaCCATTTGTGGAACTTAAAACGAGAACTCTGAACACCAAGATACATCTCTCGTCAGTCAGACATTCTCGCCCGACGTCGACATACGGACTCGGACACACCACAGGAATGTGGAGCTCCAGAGGAACTAAAAGGAAAGAAAGCATTATGCAACCGCGACAGGTATATATCTAGTGGCGGCTCTTTGTGATGGTCTCGGTGGTGCTCGCGTCCTTGGTTTCGCTGGAGGTGCTGTCTCCCCCCATCCCCAGCGTGCTCGCCACCGCGTCTTTCGCGCCGACCACCGCGTTCTTCACTTGCTCGCCGGCCTACACGAAAACCAAGTTCAGCTTCAGCATACGCAGCACAAACAGAACACTGGAACACAATGTCGTCTTTGATTAGTGTAAGTGGCCGACCCACTAACCTGGCTGAGGACGCTGCCGGTCTTGTCCTTGCCGGCGACGGCGGAGTCCTTGGTGTACTGCGCCGCGTCGGAGGCCCTGTCCTGCGTGTACCCCGTCGCCTCGGAGGCCTTCTGCTTGGCCGCCTCGGCCGTGCGGCCGAGGTAGCTGCCGGTCTGGTCCTTGCCCTCGGCGGCCCGGTCCTTGGCGGCCTGGGCCGTCTCGGACGTCTTCTGCCCTGCCTCGCCGGCCTTCTGCTTCGTGGCCTCCACGGCGCCCTGCCCCTTCCCCGTCGCGTCACACGCCCGGTCCTTGGCCTCGCACGCCTTGTCCTTGGTCGCGCCGGTCACCTGTCCGGCCTTCTCCTGCAACGTACGAGCGATGGATGGAAGCATTTCAGCAGACTGAACACGGAGGGTGTGCTCCGGCAACAACTTGAAGAAGATCGGCCGAGATGGTCACCTCGGTGTGGGCCTTGGCCTCGCCGGCGCGGTAGCTTGCCTTGTCCTGGTTGGAGGCCATGGCTGCTGCTCAAACAAACACTGGACTGGAGGACAGACACGAACTGAGATCTCTTGGGAAATggaaaagcaagatcacttttg
Proteins encoded in this window:
- the LOC123054223 gene encoding late embryogenesis abundant protein 19, giving the protein MASNQDKASYRAGEAKAHTEEKAGQVTGATKDKACEAKDRACDATGKGQGAVEATKQKAGEAGQKTSETAQAAKDRAAEGKDQTGSYLGRTAEAAKQKASEATGYTQDRASDAAQYTKDSAVAGKDKTGSVLSQAGEQVKNAVVGAKDAVASTLGMGGDSTSSETKDASTTETITKSRH